In Ostrea edulis chromosome 10, xbOstEdul1.1, whole genome shotgun sequence, one genomic interval encodes:
- the LOC125666900 gene encoding extracellular superoxide dismutase [Cu-Zn], protein MQSLIILVLAALFYVAPGRAVDCSQGDISHLQDEVNFLKANLSAVWEKLHEDDIRDGAVSAEEEEDHPVKSVVRETRNHRVNLDFYLDIPDHPTPHKAEENHAVQTPDDHEMHYAHCEMEPNTHLVSYLHHKVHGSIHMVQEGHGAVHMEVMLTGFNTSEDFASHHHGLHMHEYGDLSEGCGSVGELYHNEHAPDHANPGDLGDVVDDMNGNVNANLTFDWFQIGLADGILGRSLVILQGDHNQEQSEQIACCIIGRASVSDHH, encoded by the exons ATGCAGTCTCTAATCATTTTGGTCCTGGCGGCTCTGTTTTACGTGGCCCCTGGACGGGCTGTAG ATTGTAGTCAGGGAGACATTTCTCATCTCCAAGACGAGGTGAACTTTCTGAAAGCGAACCTGTCTGCGGTGTGGGAGAAACTCCACGAGGATGACATCAGAGATGGAGCGGTTTCCGCGGAGGAGGAAGAGGACCATCCTGTCAAAAGCGTTGTCAGGGAAACCAGAAATCACAGGGTGAACCTAGACTTCTATTTGGATATACCCGACCACCCCACACCACACAAAGCGGAGGAAAATCACGCTGTCCAGACACCTGACGATCACG AGATGCATTATGCTCACTGCGAGATGGAACCAAACACCCACCTGGTCAGTTATCTTCACCACAAAGTCCACGGCAGCATTCACATGGTGCAGGAG GGACACGGGGCCGTGCACATGGAGGTCATGCTGACTGGTTTCAACACTAGTGAGGACTTCGCCAGCCACCATCACGGCCTTCACATGCACGAGTACGGAGATTTGTCGGAGGGGTGTGGATCTGTCGGAGAACTTTACCACAATGAACACGCCCCAGACCATGC TAACCCTGGTGATCTTGGAGATGTGGTTGACGACATGAATGGTAACGTCAACGCCAACTTAACCTTCGACTGGTTTCAGATCGGATTGGCTGATGGCATCCTAGGGCGCTCTCTAGTG ATTCTCCAAGGCGACCATAACCAGGAACAAAGTGAACAGATAGCCTGCTGCATTATCGGCCGTGCGAGCGTATCAGACCACCACTAG
- the LOC125666901 gene encoding proteasome subunit beta type-3-like, which yields MSILEYNGAAIIAMKGRDCVAIASDRRFGIQAQTVSTNFQKIFEMGPRLYIGLPGLGTDVQTVQQRLQFRVNLYELRENRRIKPKTFLSMVSNLLYERRFGPYFVEPVIAGLDPKTFEPFIASMDLIGCPMVTDDFVVSGTCSEQMYGMCESVWEPNMEPQELFESISQALLNAVDRDAVSGWGGIVHIIEKDQVTTRELKGRMD from the exons atg TCCATTTTGGAATACAATGGTGCGGCCATCATAGCCATGAAAGGCCGAGATTGTGTGGCCATTGCCTCGGACCGAAGGTTTGGAATACAGGCCCAGACGGTCAGCACAAACTTCCAGAAAATCTTTGAGATGGGGCCAAGATTATACATTGGATTGCCTGGACTAGGCACAGATGTCCAAACAGT ACAGCAGCGTCTACAGTTCCGTGTGAATCTTTATGAATTGCGGGAAAATAGAAGAATTAAACCCAAAACATTCTTGAGCATGGTGTCGAATCTGCTTTATGAAAGGAG GTTCGGTCCATACTTCGTTGAACCAGTCATTGCAGGACTGGATCCTAAAACCTTTGAACCTTTCATTGCCTCGATGGATTTGATTGGTTGTCCCATGGTCACAGATGATTTTGTTGTCAGCGGTACTTGTTCAGAACAAATGTATGGAATGTGTGAATCAGTCTGGGAACCCAACATG GAACCACAGGAGTTGTTTGAGTCAATATCACAGGCCCTGTTAAATGCAGTGGACCGTGACGCTGTGTCAGGGTGGGGAGGGATCGTCCATATCAT TGAGAAAGATCAAGTTACAACACGGGAACTTAAAGGAAGAATGGATTGA